One genomic window of Mucilaginibacter sp. SJ includes the following:
- the sbnA gene encoding 2,3-diaminopropionate biosynthesis protein SbnA: MLTNILNKVGNTPLVYLKNDEIPNVKIFAKLEYYNPTGSVKDRAACYIINRALNEGIFNQDTVVIESSSGNFGVALSAYTKMHNLKFICVIDNNTLPVNEMLIKLQGAEIIKITEPDEYGGYLLNRIRKIKELLVEMPNLYWVNQYANTLNAEAYYGSLGREICQEAPGQRVEYVFMGVSSGGTITGVSKRVKKEHPNAKIIAVDIYGSVIFGDTPRKRYIPGIGSSIQPEILEQAIIDEVVLVSEYETILCCKELLEKHNLYAGGSSGSVYAAIKKYFKNREMDAPVNVMCVFADRGERYIETIYNQKWSEMIMNSSLQENLL; this comes from the coding sequence ATGCTGACTAATATTTTGAACAAGGTTGGGAATACCCCTCTCGTGTATTTGAAGAATGATGAAATACCAAATGTTAAAATATTTGCCAAGTTAGAATATTATAATCCTACTGGTAGTGTAAAAGACAGAGCTGCCTGCTATATCATCAACAGAGCATTAAACGAGGGTATTTTCAATCAAGATACTGTAGTAATCGAGTCTTCGTCAGGGAATTTTGGAGTTGCATTATCAGCATATACTAAAATGCATAACCTAAAGTTTATTTGTGTTATCGACAATAATACATTGCCGGTTAATGAGATGCTGATAAAACTCCAGGGGGCCGAAATAATAAAAATTACCGAACCGGACGAATATGGAGGATATTTACTCAATAGGATAAGAAAAATCAAAGAGCTTCTTGTGGAAATGCCAAATCTGTATTGGGTCAATCAATATGCCAATACTTTGAATGCTGAAGCATATTATGGCTCTCTCGGGAGAGAAATTTGCCAGGAGGCGCCCGGGCAACGCGTGGAATATGTATTTATGGGAGTAAGCTCAGGTGGCACAATAACGGGAGTTTCCAAAAGGGTAAAAAAGGAACATCCTAATGCCAAGATAATCGCCGTTGATATTTATGGATCTGTCATATTCGGAGATACTCCTAGAAAGCGGTATATACCGGGAATAGGTTCAAGTATACAGCCGGAGATACTTGAGCAGGCAATCATTGACGAGGTTGTGCTGGTTAGCGAATACGAAACTATACTATGTTGTAAGGAATTATTGGAAAAGCATAATCTTTATGCGGGGGGCTCCTCCGGGTCGGTATACGCAGCAATAAAAAAATACTTCAAGAACAGGGAAATGGATGCGCCTGTAAACGTCATGTGCGTGTTTGCCGACCGGGGTGAGCGGTATATCGAAACAATTTACAATCAGAAATGGAGCGAAATGATAATGAATAGTTCGCTTCAGGAAAATTTGCTGTAA
- a CDS encoding serine hydrolase domain-containing protein — MKKITGKSKYGILLITFLLMTLSYGKVEAQLFQTTFKVNGRVIKINELNKKIEGIIDSASIPGLSFAVIDHNEVVFYHTYGFKQIEKLPRGTIRHKGKVNKRSLFEACSLSKSFFVFAVQQLVDQGVLNLDTPLYRYLTYPRLEHDERYKKITGRMILSHSSGIENWQHYNAPDKLEIVSEPGKEFVYSGEGYVYLSKVIEKLLGTSTENYMKELVYKPLKLKRTFTVFSKDGLSPDNYTVGHNNFMEPSSKEKNQSPNIAGLINTTANDYAKLLIGFFKNNNYLSQKRISEMTGADTNKHYPMMDKNDYWGPGFGVNHEERDTVLFQAGNNDVFKGFGFYSYTRKSGYVMFANGEPGDRIIKILDSLTTAQHHIFDFNSQYPNSTLKILNVYNKQGYLPALDYFNVLLSEKGNLISKKDFSEWANLFLEKEPKFSAAIAMEYENRYPSCQDAFILHGNAMVKIKRIEDGIRDYKKAIELDNTSRVQLENLIAQCYDLLKKEQ, encoded by the coding sequence ATGAAAAAAATTACCGGTAAATCAAAATACGGAATACTTTTAATTACGTTTTTATTAATGACTTTGTCGTATGGTAAAGTCGAAGCTCAACTGTTTCAAACTACTTTTAAGGTAAACGGGCGGGTGATAAAAATTAATGAGCTAAATAAAAAAATAGAAGGTATTATAGACAGTGCCAGTATCCCCGGTTTGTCATTTGCAGTTATCGATCACAATGAAGTTGTTTTTTATCATACATACGGTTTTAAGCAAATCGAAAAATTGCCACGCGGAACGATCAGGCATAAGGGTAAAGTAAATAAAAGGTCACTTTTTGAAGCATGTTCATTGTCAAAAAGCTTTTTTGTTTTCGCTGTTCAACAACTTGTAGACCAGGGCGTTTTGAACCTGGATACTCCATTATATCGATACCTTACCTATCCAAGACTTGAGCATGATGAAAGGTATAAAAAAATTACTGGCAGAATGATACTTTCTCATTCTTCGGGTATTGAAAACTGGCAGCATTATAATGCTCCGGACAAGCTTGAAATAGTTAGTGAGCCCGGAAAGGAATTTGTCTATTCAGGAGAGGGCTATGTTTACCTTTCAAAAGTGATAGAGAAACTCTTGGGTACAAGCACTGAAAATTATATGAAAGAGCTGGTTTACAAGCCGCTTAAACTTAAGCGAACGTTTACCGTTTTCTCAAAAGACGGACTTAGCCCGGATAACTACACAGTTGGCCACAATAATTTTATGGAGCCATCATCCAAAGAGAAGAATCAATCTCCTAATATTGCCGGACTTATAAATACAACTGCCAATGATTACGCGAAGCTGCTGATCGGTTTTTTTAAAAATAATAATTACCTGTCGCAGAAACGGATTTCTGAGATGACCGGTGCTGATACAAACAAGCACTATCCTATGATGGATAAAAATGATTATTGGGGCCCGGGTTTCGGCGTAAATCATGAAGAGAGGGATACTGTACTGTTTCAGGCCGGAAACAATGATGTATTTAAGGGATTTGGCTTTTATTCCTATACCCGAAAATCGGGTTATGTAATGTTCGCGAATGGTGAACCCGGAGATAGGATTATCAAGATTCTTGACAGCCTTACTACTGCCCAGCATCATATTTTCGATTTTAACAGCCAGTACCCTAACTCAACGCTTAAAATATTGAATGTTTATAATAAACAAGGTTATCTTCCTGCTTTGGACTATTTTAATGTGTTATTGTCAGAAAAGGGAAATTTGATTTCAAAAAAGGATTTCAGTGAATGGGCTAATCTTTTTCTTGAAAAGGAACCAAAATTTTCTGCTGCTATAGCGATGGAATATGAAAACCGCTATCCCTCTTGCCAGGATGCTTTTATATTACACGGAAATGCTATGGTGAAAATAAAGCGCATTGAAGATGGAATCAGGGACTATAAAAAAGCAATAGAGTTAGACAATACTTCACGTGTACAACTTGAAAATTTAATAGCCCAATGCTATGATCTGCTTAAAAAAGAACAATAA
- a CDS encoding aldehyde dehydrogenase family protein: MNFKQRREALIRTSINLEDEKFHQHLIRAYGADTGFLRKDIKIREVITPVAILNAIGKETDVTRAYGVDMEQLRSLGKVAVLLPSNGINLCLAKSVGASFLAGNETIIKLPRKLHSSGKYYRELVLNNLPNVSFAPDNISSKDFLKDCISDPDIKAVVIYGDDRWIWEYKNLVRRSDIKLIFEGPGKDPLIVMEDANVDLALEAAVKGGLLNGGQSCSAIERFFIHESIVEEFCTKLTEKVVKLKIGKPESEETEIGPVLSFAVLERLEQQVKEAQADGAKILTGGKTEKIDSIGGSVFLPTVLIGCHPKMRIIREENFGPVFPVMSFSSEEDLLAKVDNCDYGLNASAYGTISTDLRQYLVNTHRNVYYNSTVTGVGNQDSQVIDGGYKNSGFIWKWHKDKFLQIEGKRMLLKELSQ, from the coding sequence ATGAATTTCAAACAGAGAAGAGAGGCACTCATTAGAACCTCGATTAATTTAGAGGATGAAAAATTTCATCAGCATCTAATCCGTGCATATGGCGCTGATACCGGATTTCTGAGAAAAGATATAAAAATCCGTGAGGTTATAACTCCTGTAGCCATTTTAAATGCGATTGGGAAGGAAACGGATGTGACAAGAGCTTATGGCGTGGATATGGAACAATTGCGATCACTTGGTAAGGTTGCGGTTTTGTTACCAAGCAATGGAATAAATCTTTGTTTGGCCAAATCGGTAGGTGCTTCTTTTTTAGCCGGCAATGAAACTATTATAAAGTTGCCGCGCAAACTGCATTCATCAGGTAAATACTACCGTGAATTGGTGTTGAATAATTTACCTAACGTTTCATTTGCTCCGGATAATATCTCCTCCAAGGATTTTTTGAAGGACTGTATTTCTGATCCAGATATTAAAGCTGTTGTTATTTACGGGGATGATCGTTGGATATGGGAATATAAAAATCTGGTTCGAAGATCCGATATAAAATTAATATTTGAAGGCCCGGGTAAAGATCCCCTTATTGTAATGGAAGATGCAAACGTCGATTTAGCACTCGAGGCTGCAGTTAAGGGAGGCTTATTAAACGGAGGGCAATCCTGTTCTGCTATTGAAAGGTTTTTCATTCATGAAAGTATAGTAGAAGAGTTTTGTACGAAACTTACTGAAAAGGTGGTCAAACTCAAGATTGGGAAACCGGAATCTGAAGAAACCGAGATAGGCCCTGTTTTATCTTTTGCTGTATTAGAGCGTCTTGAACAACAGGTAAAAGAAGCTCAGGCAGATGGCGCAAAAATACTTACCGGAGGCAAAACAGAAAAAATAGACTCTATTGGTGGTTCTGTATTTCTCCCTACCGTACTTATTGGATGCCATCCCAAAATGAGAATAATCAGAGAGGAAAACTTTGGTCCGGTATTCCCGGTGATGTCATTTTCTTCCGAGGAGGATTTGTTGGCTAAAGTAGATAATTGTGATTATGGACTAAATGCAAGCGCATACGGGACCATCTCGACCGATTTAAGGCAGTATCTGGTCAACACACACAGAAACGTTTATTATAATTCAACGGTTACCGGCGTAGGAAACCAGGATTCGCAGGTAATAGACGGCGGATATAAGAATTCGGGATTTATCTGGAAATGGCATAAAGACAAATTTTTGCAAATAGAAGGCAAAAGGATGCTATTGAAAGAACTTTCGCAATAA
- a CDS encoding aminotransferase family protein, which yields MEITNQNRFDNNVNYTLFPYVAQNILKPMHIKRAEGIFFYDVDDKQYIDFSSQYMNVNIGHGHSAVMDAVVEQMKSFSYMNPGFATNVRGELGLELSKLLPGNLTKTFFTLGGSDAIDSAVQIARSYTGRSKIVTMARSYHGGTYSTLSMSGDPRRLLLGNHNMADVVRADNPYFYRCPWGSGSIEECGINCAENLEKIIIGEGAETIAAIILEGESGTSGCIKYPPDFWRLVRQVCDKYGILLIDDEVMSGFGRTGKMFAVEHHNVMPDMMCMAKGLTSGYMPLGAVAVSKVISDYFDSKPLPCGLTYSAHPVSCAAALAVLNIYKEERLVENASEMGAYIFEKLQKLSNEHISIGDFRLTGLLGCIELVKDRDTKEPITSPIGGTHNMEVMDKIDAIFKEQGLFTLIRWNIIFIAPPLCITKEQIDIAFKILSKGLCIADKYYKQSYSAIES from the coding sequence ATGGAAATAACTAATCAGAATCGATTTGATAACAATGTTAATTACACATTGTTTCCTTATGTTGCTCAAAATATTTTAAAACCAATGCACATAAAAAGAGCAGAGGGGATATTCTTTTATGATGTTGACGACAAACAGTATATCGACTTTTCTTCGCAATATATGAATGTCAATATAGGCCATGGTCATTCTGCTGTTATGGACGCGGTTGTGGAGCAGATGAAATCTTTTAGTTATATGAACCCTGGTTTTGCTACAAATGTGCGCGGAGAGCTTGGATTGGAGTTGTCAAAACTCCTCCCTGGAAATTTAACTAAAACCTTTTTCACTTTAGGTGGGTCAGACGCTATCGACAGCGCCGTTCAAATAGCAAGAAGTTATACTGGAAGGTCAAAAATTGTCACGATGGCCCGCTCTTATCACGGAGGCACGTACAGTACTTTATCAATGAGTGGTGATCCGAGGCGTTTGTTACTTGGAAATCATAACATGGCGGATGTTGTAAGGGCCGATAATCCTTATTTTTACAGATGCCCCTGGGGGAGTGGGAGCATTGAAGAGTGTGGGATAAATTGCGCTGAGAATCTGGAAAAAATTATCATCGGAGAGGGTGCCGAAACTATTGCCGCAATAATTTTGGAAGGAGAATCAGGCACTTCCGGATGTATTAAATATCCACCTGATTTCTGGAGATTAGTAAGGCAGGTTTGTGATAAATACGGAATACTGTTAATTGATGATGAGGTAATGAGTGGTTTTGGAAGAACCGGGAAAATGTTTGCGGTAGAACATCACAATGTTATGCCTGATATGATGTGTATGGCAAAAGGGCTAACTTCCGGTTATATGCCTTTGGGAGCAGTAGCAGTTAGTAAGGTAATTTCTGATTACTTTGATAGCAAGCCTCTTCCATGTGGCCTTACCTATTCAGCCCATCCGGTAAGTTGTGCTGCTGCTTTAGCTGTATTAAATATTTATAAGGAGGAGAGGTTGGTGGAGAATGCTTCAGAAATGGGCGCTTATATTTTTGAGAAATTACAGAAACTCAGCAATGAACATATATCGATAGGAGATTTTAGGCTTACAGGATTGCTCGGATGTATTGAGTTAGTGAAAGACAGAGATACCAAGGAGCCAATTACTTCGCCAATCGGGGGAACCCACAATATGGAAGTAATGGATAAAATAGATGCAATTTTTAAAGAGCAGGGCCTTTTTACCCTTATTCGCTGGAACATTATTTTTATTGCCCCCCCGCTTTGTATAACTAAGGAACAGATTGATATTGCATTTAAGATATTATCAAAAGGGTTGTGCATAGCAGATAAATATTATAAACAATCGTATTCCGCGATTGAAAGTTGA